The Fragaria vesca subsp. vesca linkage group LG2, FraVesHawaii_1.0, whole genome shotgun sequence genome includes a window with the following:
- the LOC101305138 gene encoding uncharacterized protein LOC101305138 — MTNQLESLVESIKSKVRALKKKSKKPYIKMDKSSSVKVEIRSKKARKLIDKTLKLADRPGKRFVS; from the coding sequence ATGACGAACCAGCTGGAGAGCTTGGTGGAGTCGATCAAGTCGAAGGTGAGAGCTCTGAAGAAGAAGTCCAAGAAACCCTACATAAAGATGGACAAGAGCTCCAGCGTCAAGGTCGAGATCCGTAGCAAAAAGGCTCGGAAGCTCATTGACAAGACTCTTAAGCTCGCTGATCGTCCCGGAAAGCGTTTTGTCTCTTGA